The Kitasatospora sp. NBC_00374 genome has a segment encoding these proteins:
- a CDS encoding ABC transporter ATP-binding protein has translation MIDLQSSSPDSFLSVRDLRIHFDTDDGLVRSVDGVSFDLQRGKTLGIVGESGSGKSVTSLGIMGLHRSKRARITGEIWLDGEELIAAGPERVRQLRGQKMSMIFQDPLTAMHPYYTIGQQIVEAYRVHHPEVRKKDARKRAVEMLDRVGIPQPDRRVDDYPHQFSGGMRQRAMIAMALVNDPSLLIADEPTTALDVTVQAQILDLIRDLQQEFGSAVVIITHDLGVVAELADDILVMYGGKCIERGPAATLFEAPEHPYTWGLLGSMPRLDRELQDRLIPVKGTPPSLINVPSGCAFHPRCPYAELTGGRSSTEVPVLAEASERHHAACHIPAADRHRIFTDEIAPRL, from the coding sequence ATGATCGACCTTCAGTCCTCCTCGCCGGACAGCTTCCTGTCCGTCCGCGACCTGCGGATCCACTTCGACACCGACGACGGCCTGGTCAGGTCCGTGGACGGGGTCAGCTTCGACCTGCAGCGCGGGAAGACCCTCGGCATCGTCGGCGAGTCCGGCTCCGGCAAGTCCGTCACCTCGCTCGGCATCATGGGCCTGCACCGCTCCAAGCGGGCCCGGATCACCGGCGAGATCTGGCTGGACGGCGAGGAGCTGATCGCCGCCGGGCCCGAGCGCGTCCGGCAGCTCCGCGGCCAGAAGATGTCGATGATCTTCCAGGACCCGCTGACCGCGATGCACCCCTACTACACGATCGGCCAGCAGATCGTGGAGGCCTACCGGGTGCACCACCCGGAGGTGAGGAAGAAGGACGCCCGCAAGCGGGCCGTGGAGATGCTCGACCGGGTCGGCATCCCGCAGCCGGACCGCCGGGTGGACGACTACCCGCACCAGTTCTCCGGCGGCATGCGCCAGCGCGCCATGATCGCGATGGCCCTGGTCAACGACCCGTCGCTGCTGATCGCCGACGAGCCGACCACCGCGCTGGACGTCACCGTCCAGGCGCAGATCCTGGACCTGATCCGCGACCTGCAGCAGGAGTTCGGCTCCGCGGTCGTCATCATCACGCACGACCTCGGGGTGGTCGCCGAACTGGCCGACGACATCCTGGTGATGTACGGCGGCAAGTGCATCGAGCGGGGCCCCGCGGCCACGCTGTTCGAGGCACCCGAGCACCCCTACACCTGGGGCCTGCTCGGCTCGATGCCGCGCCTGGACCGCGAGCTGCAGGACCGGCTGATCCCGGTCAAGGGCACCCCGCCCAGCCTGATCAACGTGCCGTCCGGCTGCGCTTTCCATCCGCGCTGCCCGTACGCGGAGCTGACCGGCGGGCGCTCGTCCACCGAGGTGCCGGTGCTGGCGGAGGCCTCCGAGCGGCACCATGCCGCCTGCCACATCCCGGCCGCCGACCGCCACCGGATCTTCACCGACGAGATCGCGCCCCGGCTGTGA
- a CDS encoding trimeric intracellular cation channel family protein encodes MTSQIFSPGVQQTLDLIGIFVFALSGGLLAVRKNMDIFGICVLAEATALGGGVMRDLVIGATPVAAFSNLGYFSTPLAAGVVVFFLHPQVERINTAVQTLDAAGLGLFCVTGTIKAHDYGLSSVASVALGMLTAAGGGVIRDVLATEQPSLLRWDREIYAVPALVGATVVAVLISTDRLTPLNASAAALSAFVIRMLALRYGWRAPRAWHRNGSRTSEE; translated from the coding sequence GTGACCTCGCAAATCTTTTCGCCAGGGGTGCAGCAGACCCTGGACCTGATCGGCATCTTCGTCTTCGCCCTGTCCGGCGGCCTGCTCGCCGTGCGCAAGAACATGGACATCTTCGGCATCTGCGTGCTCGCCGAGGCCACCGCACTGGGCGGCGGGGTGATGCGCGACCTGGTGATCGGGGCCACACCGGTGGCGGCCTTCAGCAACCTCGGGTACTTCTCCACCCCGCTGGCCGCCGGGGTGGTGGTGTTCTTCCTGCACCCGCAGGTGGAGCGGATCAACACCGCCGTCCAGACCCTGGACGCGGCGGGTCTCGGCCTGTTCTGCGTCACCGGCACGATCAAGGCGCACGACTACGGCCTCAGCTCGGTCGCCTCGGTGGCCCTCGGCATGCTCACCGCCGCCGGCGGCGGCGTCATCCGCGACGTCCTGGCGACCGAGCAGCCCTCACTGCTGCGCTGGGACCGCGAGATCTACGCCGTGCCGGCCCTGGTCGGCGCCACCGTGGTCGCGGTGCTGATCTCCACCGACCGGCTCACCCCGCTGAACGCCTCGGCCGCCGCGCTGTCCGCCTTCGTGATCCGGATGCTCGCGCTCAGGTACGGCTGGCGCGCTCCGCGTGCTTGGCACCGCAACGGTTCTCGCACCAGCGAGGAGTAG
- a CDS encoding ABC transporter substrate-binding protein yields MRRSRTAALTALAAAVALTLTGCSSSKGSSEGATKGGSVAGADAATKNIVNASEQKGGTVVYEHSDVPDSFDPGNTYYAYMYNFSRLYGRPLTTFQPAAGEEGNKLVPDLAESLGQVSADGLSWTYKLRAGIKYDDGSVVTSKDVKYAVERSNFAADVLSNGPTYFHDLLKDNDTPYAGPYKDKSPEGLKSIETPDDTTIVFHLKQPFADFDYLVSAPQTVPVPQAKDTGADYVKHIASTGSYKFQSYEDGKEVVLVPNTNWDAKTDPIRKQLAEKIQVKLKIAQSTIDQDLLAGNAQVDLAGKGVDPQTQAKLLLDPKLKAQTDNTYGGRLVYTAINTKVAPFDNIDCRKAVQFAIDKVSVQTAIGGPIRGDVASTVLPPDIPGYQKSNLYETAGNKGDEAKAKEALKACGKPEGFKTSIMARQDRSTEVASATAIQAALKKVGIEVDIQQFPQGKYFSDFAGVPEYTDSHGTGLIMMQWGADWPTGYGFLQQVVDGRAIKKSGNTNLSQLNDPSINKLLDDAIANPDRAAREKIYGEIDKKAMDAAVIVPLTYYKVFLYRPVGATNMASTPAFSGQYDYLNIGVTK; encoded by the coding sequence ATGCGCAGGTCCCGTACTGCCGCGCTGACCGCGCTCGCCGCGGCCGTGGCGCTCACCCTCACCGGCTGCTCCAGCAGCAAGGGCAGCTCCGAGGGCGCCACCAAGGGCGGCTCCGTCGCCGGTGCCGACGCGGCCACGAAGAACATCGTGAACGCCTCGGAGCAGAAGGGCGGCACGGTCGTCTACGAGCACTCCGACGTGCCGGACTCCTTCGACCCCGGTAACACGTACTACGCGTACATGTACAACTTCTCGCGTCTGTACGGCCGTCCCCTCACCACCTTCCAGCCGGCCGCCGGCGAGGAGGGCAACAAGCTGGTCCCGGACCTCGCGGAGTCGCTCGGCCAGGTCAGCGCCGACGGCCTGAGCTGGACCTACAAGCTGCGCGCCGGCATCAAGTACGACGACGGCAGCGTGGTCACCTCCAAGGACGTCAAGTACGCGGTGGAGCGCTCCAACTTCGCGGCCGACGTGCTGTCCAACGGCCCGACCTACTTCCACGACCTGCTCAAGGACAACGACACCCCGTACGCGGGTCCGTACAAGGACAAGAGCCCCGAGGGCCTGAAGTCCATCGAGACCCCGGACGACACCACCATCGTCTTCCACCTGAAGCAGCCGTTCGCGGACTTCGACTACCTGGTCAGCGCCCCGCAGACGGTCCCGGTGCCGCAGGCCAAGGACACCGGCGCGGACTATGTGAAGCACATCGCCTCCACCGGCAGCTACAAGTTCCAGAGCTACGAGGACGGCAAGGAGGTCGTGCTCGTCCCGAACACCAACTGGGACGCGAAGACCGACCCGATCCGCAAGCAGCTGGCCGAGAAGATCCAGGTCAAGCTGAAGATCGCGCAGTCCACCATCGACCAGGACCTGCTGGCCGGCAACGCCCAGGTCGACCTGGCCGGCAAGGGTGTCGACCCGCAGACCCAGGCCAAGCTCCTGCTGGACCCGAAGCTCAAGGCGCAGACCGACAACACCTACGGTGGCCGCCTGGTCTACACCGCGATCAACACCAAGGTCGCGCCGTTCGACAACATCGACTGCCGCAAGGCCGTCCAGTTCGCGATCGACAAGGTCTCGGTGCAGACCGCGATCGGCGGCCCGATCCGCGGCGACGTGGCCTCCACCGTGCTGCCGCCGGACATCCCGGGCTACCAGAAGTCCAACCTGTACGAGACCGCCGGCAACAAGGGCGACGAGGCCAAGGCCAAGGAGGCCCTGAAGGCCTGCGGCAAGCCGGAGGGCTTCAAGACCAGCATCATGGCCCGCCAGGACCGCTCGACCGAGGTCGCCTCGGCCACCGCGATCCAGGCCGCGCTGAAGAAGGTCGGCATCGAGGTCGACATCCAGCAGTTCCCGCAGGGCAAGTACTTCTCGGACTTCGCGGGCGTGCCGGAGTACACCGACAGCCACGGCACCGGCCTGATCATGATGCAGTGGGGCGCCGACTGGCCGACCGGCTACGGCTTCCTGCAGCAGGTCGTGGACGGCCGGGCGATCAAGAAGTCCGGTAACACCAACCTCTCGCAGCTGAACGACCCGTCGATCAACAAGCTGCTGGACGACGCGATCGCCAACCCGGACCGCGCCGCCCGCGAGAAGATCTACGGCGAGATCGACAAGAAGGCCATGGACGCGGCGGTCATCGTCCCGCTGACCTACTACAAGGTCTTCCTGTACCGCCCGGTGGGCGCCACCAACATGGCCTCCACCCCGGCCTTCTCCGGTCAGTACGACTACCTGAACATCGGCGTCACCAAGTAA
- a CDS encoding cysteine desulfurase family protein gives MAYLDHAATTPMLPEAVAAMTAQLGVVGNASSLHAAGRRARRVVEESRESLAESLGARPSEIVLTGGGTESDNLAVKGLYWARRDADPARRRVLCSPVEHHAVLDAVHWLAEHEGALVDYLPVDAYGRVHPGALREAIERDPGSVALVTVMWANNEVGTLQPIHELAAVAQEFGIPMHADAVQALGQVPVSFAESGLTALTVTGHKIGGPYGVGALLLARQAHPVPLLHGGGQERDVRSGTLDVPGAAAFATAAALAVERREPYAAAVGALRDELVAAVRSAVPDAVLNGDPAPAGRLAANAHFSFPGCEGDALLMLLDAQGVECSTGSACSAGVPQPSHVLLAMGADPLLARASLRFSLGHTSTRADVEALTAAITPAVQRARNAGLAAAARR, from the coding sequence ATGGCTTATCTCGACCACGCCGCGACCACTCCGATGCTGCCCGAGGCTGTCGCCGCCATGACGGCGCAGCTCGGAGTCGTCGGCAACGCCTCCTCCCTGCACGCGGCCGGCCGCCGGGCCCGCCGGGTGGTGGAGGAGTCCCGGGAGTCCCTCGCGGAGTCGCTGGGCGCCCGCCCGAGTGAGATCGTGCTCACCGGCGGCGGTACCGAGTCCGACAACCTCGCGGTGAAGGGCCTGTACTGGGCCCGCCGGGACGCCGACCCGGCCCGCCGCCGGGTGCTGTGCAGCCCGGTGGAGCACCACGCGGTGCTGGACGCGGTGCACTGGCTCGCCGAGCACGAGGGCGCGTTGGTCGACTACCTGCCGGTCGACGCCTACGGCCGGGTGCACCCCGGTGCGCTGCGCGAGGCGATCGAGCGTGATCCCGGCTCGGTCGCGCTGGTCACCGTGATGTGGGCCAACAACGAGGTCGGCACCCTCCAACCGATCCACGAACTGGCCGCGGTGGCACAGGAGTTCGGCATCCCGATGCACGCCGACGCGGTGCAGGCGCTCGGCCAGGTGCCGGTCTCCTTCGCCGAGTCGGGGCTGACCGCACTCACCGTCACCGGCCACAAGATCGGCGGCCCGTACGGGGTCGGCGCGCTGCTGCTGGCCCGTCAGGCCCACCCGGTGCCGCTGCTGCACGGCGGCGGCCAGGAGCGCGACGTCCGCTCCGGCACCCTCGACGTGCCCGGCGCGGCCGCCTTCGCCACCGCCGCCGCGCTCGCCGTCGAGCGGCGGGAACCGTACGCCGCCGCGGTGGGCGCGCTGCGCGACGAGCTGGTCGCCGCCGTCCGTTCCGCCGTCCCGGACGCCGTCCTGAACGGCGACCCGGCGCCGGCCGGCCGGCTGGCCGCCAACGCGCACTTCTCGTTCCCCGGCTGCGAGGGCGACGCGCTGCTGATGCTGCTCGACGCCCAGGGCGTCGAGTGCTCCACCGGGTCGGCCTGCTCGGCCGGTGTGCCGCAGCCCAGCCACGTCCTGCTGGCGATGGGCGCCGACCCGCTGCTGGCCCGCGCCTCGCTGCGGTTCTCGCTCGGCCACACCTCCACCCGGGCCGACGTCGAGGCGCTCACCGCGGCGATCACCCCGGCCGTGCAGCGGGCCCGCAACGCGGGCCTGGCGGCGGCGGCCCGGCGCTGA
- the mnmA gene encoding tRNA 2-thiouridine(34) synthase MnmA, with amino-acid sequence MSDFPGAPTAPSDGRNLPRERPEAGAAANGPLRVLAAMSGGVDSAVAAARAAEAGHEVTGVHLALSANPQSFRTGARGCCTIEDSRDARRAADVIGIPFYVWDLAERFREDVIDDFVAEYAAGRTPNPCLRCNEKIKFAALLDKAIALGFDAVCTGHYARIVDLPGGGRELHRAVDPAKDQSYVLGVLDTDQLAHSMFPLGDTTKDAIREEAERRGLAVAKKPDSHDICFIADGDTQGFLARHLGEATGDILDADGTKLGEHDGAYGFTIGQRKGLRIGRPAADGKPRYVLDISPVNNTVTVGPAEGLDVLGLTAIRPRWCGTPAVGEGRYTAQLRAHGEEVPVTATLDGEELRVRLDTPARGIAPGQAVVLYDGTRVVGSATISATERRGVPA; translated from the coding sequence ATGAGCGACTTCCCCGGTGCCCCGACCGCCCCTTCCGATGGCCGCAACCTGCCCCGCGAGCGCCCGGAGGCGGGCGCGGCGGCCAACGGACCGCTGCGCGTGCTGGCCGCGATGTCCGGCGGGGTCGACTCCGCCGTCGCCGCCGCCCGCGCGGCCGAGGCCGGCCACGAGGTGACCGGGGTGCACCTGGCGCTCTCCGCCAACCCGCAGTCCTTCCGCACCGGCGCCCGCGGCTGCTGCACCATCGAGGACTCCCGGGACGCCCGCCGGGCCGCCGACGTGATCGGCATCCCGTTCTACGTCTGGGACCTCGCCGAGCGCTTCCGCGAGGACGTGATCGACGACTTCGTCGCCGAGTACGCGGCGGGCCGCACCCCCAACCCCTGCCTGCGCTGCAACGAGAAGATCAAGTTCGCCGCGCTGCTGGACAAGGCGATCGCCCTCGGCTTCGACGCCGTCTGCACCGGCCACTACGCCCGGATCGTCGACCTGCCCGGCGGCGGGCGCGAGCTGCACCGCGCCGTCGACCCGGCCAAGGACCAGTCCTACGTGCTCGGTGTGCTCGACACCGACCAGCTCGCCCACTCGATGTTCCCGCTCGGCGACACCACCAAGGACGCGATCCGCGAGGAGGCCGAGCGCCGGGGCCTGGCCGTCGCCAAGAAGCCCGACAGCCACGACATCTGCTTCATCGCCGACGGTGACACCCAGGGCTTCCTGGCCAGGCACCTCGGGGAGGCCACCGGTGACATCCTCGACGCCGACGGCACCAAGCTCGGCGAGCACGACGGCGCGTACGGCTTCACCATCGGCCAGCGCAAGGGCCTGCGGATCGGCCGCCCCGCCGCCGACGGCAAGCCCCGCTACGTGCTGGACATCTCGCCGGTGAACAACACCGTCACGGTCGGCCCCGCCGAGGGCCTCGACGTGCTCGGGCTCACCGCGATCCGGCCGCGCTGGTGCGGCACCCCGGCCGTCGGGGAGGGCCGCTACACCGCCCAACTGCGCGCCCACGGCGAGGAGGTACCGGTGACCGCGACGCTCGACGGCGAGGAGCTGCGGGTCCGCCTGGACACCCCCGCCCGGGGCATCGCGCCCGGCCAGGCCGTGGTGCTCTACGACGGCACCCGGGTGGTCGGCTCCGCCACCATCTCCGCCACCGAGCGCCGCGGCGTCCCGGCCTGA
- a CDS encoding ABC transporter permease encodes MTTSNETIGTASQAKQEPGPAKRIEGRSLSQIAWLRFKRDKAAVAGGVVVILLVLLAALAKPIEAVFGLDPNAFHQDALDANLGGIPFGDWGGMSWEHPLGVDVQYGRDIMTRILEGSWVSLLVAFGATVLSNVIGTVLGITAGYYGGWVDTVISRLMDMFLAFPLLLFAIAISASLKDGAFGLHGTSLHIAVLIFVIGFFNWPYMGRIVRGQTLSLREREFVDAARSLGARGPFILFKELLPNLVGPILVYSTLLIPTNILFEAGLSFLGVGIEPPQASWGGMLSNAIDYYQVDPQYLMVPGLAIFITVLAFNLLGDGLRDALDPKNN; translated from the coding sequence ATGACCACATCGAACGAGACCATCGGCACCGCGTCCCAGGCCAAGCAGGAACCAGGCCCGGCGAAGCGGATCGAGGGCAGATCGCTCAGCCAGATCGCCTGGCTGCGCTTCAAGCGCGACAAGGCCGCCGTCGCCGGCGGCGTGGTCGTCATCCTGCTGGTGCTGCTCGCGGCACTGGCCAAGCCGATCGAGGCGGTCTTCGGCCTCGACCCGAACGCCTTCCACCAGGACGCCCTGGACGCCAACCTCGGCGGCATCCCGTTCGGCGACTGGGGCGGGATGAGCTGGGAGCACCCGCTGGGCGTCGACGTCCAGTACGGGCGCGACATCATGACCCGCATCCTCGAAGGCTCCTGGGTCTCGCTGCTGGTGGCCTTCGGCGCCACCGTGCTGTCCAATGTCATCGGGACCGTGCTGGGTATCACCGCCGGCTACTACGGCGGCTGGGTGGACACCGTGATCAGCCGCCTGATGGACATGTTCCTGGCCTTCCCGCTGCTGCTGTTCGCGATCGCCATCTCGGCCTCGCTCAAGGACGGCGCGTTCGGGCTGCACGGCACCTCGCTCCACATCGCGGTGCTGATCTTCGTGATCGGCTTCTTCAACTGGCCCTACATGGGCCGGATCGTGCGCGGCCAGACCCTCTCGCTGCGTGAGCGCGAGTTCGTGGACGCGGCCCGCAGCCTCGGTGCCCGGGGGCCGTTCATCCTGTTCAAGGAGCTGCTGCCGAACCTGGTCGGTCCGATCCTGGTCTACTCGACCCTGCTGATCCCGACCAACATCCTCTTCGAGGCCGGCCTGAGCTTCCTCGGCGTCGGCATCGAGCCGCCGCAGGCCTCCTGGGGCGGGATGCTGAGCAACGCGATCGACTACTACCAGGTGGACCCGCAGTACCTGATGGTCCCCGGCCTGGCGATCTTCATCACCGTGCTCGCTTTCAACCTGTTGGGTGACGGGCTCCGTGACGCCCTCGACCCCAAGAACAACTGA
- a CDS encoding ABC transporter ATP-binding protein — MTDSQTAAIPAPASASDREPLLRVTALAKHFPITKGLLRRQSGAVRAVDGIDFTVNAGETLGVVGESGCGKSTMGRLVTRLAEPTGGKIEFEGNDITHLSTGAMRPLRKDIQMIFQDPYSSLNPRHTVGTIVGAPFRLQKVRTEHGVKRAVQDLLELCGLSPEHYNRYPHEFSGGQRQRIGIARALALKPKMIVADEPVSALDVSIQAQVVNLLDDLQNELGLTYLIIAHDLSVVRHVSDRVAVMYLGKIVEIAERDSLYKAPMHPYTTALMSAVPVPDPTRKERRERILLTGDVPSPINPPSGCRFRTRCWKAQEVCASQEPPLVAAKAGHQVACHFPENPVLV; from the coding sequence ATGACGGACAGTCAGACAGCGGCAATCCCCGCACCCGCGTCCGCCTCCGACCGTGAGCCGCTGCTCCGGGTGACCGCTCTGGCCAAGCACTTCCCGATCACCAAGGGACTGCTGCGCCGGCAGAGCGGCGCCGTCCGGGCGGTGGACGGGATCGACTTCACGGTCAACGCGGGCGAGACCCTCGGCGTGGTCGGCGAGTCGGGCTGCGGCAAGTCGACCATGGGGCGCCTGGTCACCCGGCTCGCGGAGCCCACCGGCGGGAAGATCGAGTTCGAGGGCAACGACATCACGCACCTGAGCACGGGTGCGATGCGGCCGCTGCGCAAAGACATCCAGATGATCTTCCAGGACCCGTACTCCTCGCTGAACCCCCGGCACACCGTGGGCACCATCGTGGGGGCGCCGTTCCGGCTGCAGAAGGTGCGGACCGAGCACGGCGTCAAGCGGGCCGTGCAGGACCTGCTGGAGCTGTGCGGGCTCAGCCCCGAGCACTACAACCGCTACCCGCACGAGTTCTCCGGCGGCCAGCGGCAGCGCATCGGCATCGCCCGGGCGCTGGCGCTCAAGCCCAAGATGATCGTCGCGGACGAGCCGGTCTCGGCGCTGGACGTCTCCATCCAGGCCCAGGTGGTCAACCTGCTGGACGACCTGCAGAACGAGCTCGGCCTGACCTACCTGATCATCGCGCACGACCTCTCGGTGGTCCGGCACGTCTCGGACCGGGTCGCGGTGATGTACCTCGGCAAGATCGTCGAGATCGCCGAGCGGGACTCGCTCTACAAGGCCCCGATGCACCCGTACACCACCGCGCTGATGTCGGCCGTGCCGGTGCCCGACCCGACCCGCAAGGAGCGCCGGGAGCGGATCCTGCTCACCGGCGACGTCCCGTCGCCGATCAACCCGCCGAGCGGCTGCCGCTTCCGGACCCGCTGCTGGAAGGCCCAGGAGGTCTGCGCGAGCCAGGAGCCGCCGCTGGTCGCGGCCAAGGCCGGCCACCAGGTGGCCTGCCACTTCCCGGAGAACCCCGTCCTGGTCTGA
- a CDS encoding ferritin-like domain-containing protein yields the protein MLSARSLFHEIHDHDEAFRLFCSIAAKGEDQGGWENGRISRLVDDQWLAPRIARHGADEDKHGRIFNALLHKRGLGPVEVPESTDYTMILERQGIGLAHSRLRRDEPLTEADVITYLAHSRVTEQRAAEQMRLLRRVFGEHPEIGRAVRMISADEDNHLAYCHEELLRLAAAGHGRQILRTLQDTARAEIRTYRDVSLAVMAHMGAILRWPRAKSAALAAGIHGVFGYERLGGWHRMTTLRMPARLDALGGPAAHESLA from the coding sequence GTGCTGTCGGCGCGCAGTCTGTTCCACGAGATCCACGACCACGACGAGGCATTCCGGCTCTTCTGCTCCATCGCGGCCAAGGGCGAGGACCAGGGCGGCTGGGAGAACGGCCGGATCTCCAGGCTGGTCGACGACCAGTGGCTCGCCCCGCGCATCGCCCGGCACGGTGCGGACGAGGACAAGCACGGAAGGATCTTCAACGCGCTGCTGCACAAGCGGGGCCTCGGACCGGTCGAGGTGCCCGAGAGCACCGACTACACGATGATCCTGGAACGCCAGGGGATCGGCCTGGCGCACTCCCGGCTGCGCCGCGACGAGCCGCTGACCGAGGCCGACGTGATCACCTACCTCGCCCACAGCCGGGTCACCGAACAGCGGGCGGCCGAGCAGATGCGGCTGCTCAGGCGGGTCTTCGGGGAACACCCGGAGATCGGCCGGGCGGTGCGGATGATCTCCGCCGACGAGGACAACCACCTCGCCTACTGCCACGAGGAACTGCTCCGGCTGGCCGCCGCCGGCCACGGCCGGCAGATCCTGCGGACCCTGCAGGACACCGCCCGGGCCGAGATCCGCACCTACCGGGACGTGAGCCTCGCGGTGATGGCGCACATGGGCGCGATCCTGCGCTGGCCCAGGGCCAAGTCGGCCGCGCTGGCCGCCGGGATCCACGGGGTGTTCGGCTACGAGCGGCTCGGCGGCTGGCACCGGATGACCACGCTGAGGATGCCGGCGCGGCTCGACGCACTCGGCGGCCCGGCGGCCCACGAGTCCCTCGCCTGA
- a CDS encoding IclR family transcriptional regulator, with amino-acid sequence MSQTVDRALTILAALGEGPTSLEQAAGRIGVHKSTALRLLRTLQEHGFVTRQPDHRYRLGGRLFSLAQQALETIDIRQVAAPYLASLNERYGHTVQLSVLEDGKVLQLDKAQSRYPDRPGSRLGPDGRFGHRTPAAATAVGRVLLADLPEEQLTAFLASQQAGGREQGSEALREELAAVRRQGWSMDQADAREPVSLIAAPIAGTEGRAIAACSISAPVYEASPAELSRLVPELLCTVEAISLAYGGTPTPRWCENRCGAKHAERASRT; translated from the coding sequence ATGTCGCAGACAGTCGACCGGGCGCTGACCATCCTGGCCGCCCTCGGGGAGGGACCGACCTCGCTGGAGCAGGCCGCGGGCCGGATCGGCGTGCACAAGTCGACGGCCCTGCGGCTGCTGCGCACGCTCCAGGAGCACGGCTTCGTCACCCGCCAGCCGGACCACCGCTACCGCCTCGGCGGGCGGCTCTTCTCGCTCGCCCAGCAGGCCCTGGAGACCATCGACATCCGGCAGGTGGCCGCGCCGTACCTGGCCTCGCTGAACGAGCGGTACGGGCACACCGTGCAGCTGTCGGTGCTGGAGGACGGCAAGGTGCTCCAGCTGGACAAGGCACAGAGCCGCTACCCCGACCGGCCCGGCTCGCGGCTCGGCCCGGACGGCCGGTTCGGCCACCGCACCCCCGCGGCCGCCACCGCGGTCGGCCGGGTCCTGCTGGCCGACCTGCCGGAGGAGCAGCTGACGGCGTTTCTGGCCTCGCAGCAGGCGGGCGGCCGGGAGCAGGGCTCCGAGGCGCTGCGCGAGGAGCTGGCCGCCGTCCGGCGCCAGGGCTGGTCGATGGACCAGGCCGACGCCCGGGAGCCGGTGAGCCTGATCGCCGCACCGATCGCCGGCACCGAGGGCCGGGCGATCGCCGCCTGCTCGATCTCCGCACCCGTCTACGAGGCCTCGCCGGCCGAGCTGAGCCGGCTGGTGCCGGAGCTGCTGTGCACGGTGGAGGCGATCTCGCTGGCGTACGGCGGGACGCCTACTCCTCGCTGGTGCGAGAACCGTTGCGGTGCCAAGCACGCGGAGCGCGCCAGCCGTACCTGA
- a CDS encoding ABC transporter permease, with the protein MFAYIIRRILAAVVLLLVVSAITFGIFFLLPSLAGETTDQLAAQYVGKNPSPEAIAAVKQNLGFDQPLYVQYGRFLKALVSGAEYQFGPDPVSCHVPCFGYSFKNHVEVWPEISSRIPVTFSLAVGASVIWLVSGVSTGVISALKPKSIFDRLSMGVALAGVSSPVFFTGALLLLFFHFKWPLFENVEYVNFTDDPFAWAGHLILPWVSLAFLYSALYARLTRAGMLETMSEDYIRTARAKGLVERKVIVRHGLRSALTPIITIFGMDLGLLLGGALITEQVFSLKGIGAYAVAAIGENDLPKVLGVTLVAAFFIVACNLLVDLLYAAVDPRVRLS; encoded by the coding sequence ATGTTCGCCTACATCATCCGAAGGATCCTCGCGGCCGTCGTGCTGCTGCTGGTCGTCAGCGCCATCACCTTCGGCATCTTCTTCCTGCTGCCCTCGCTGGCGGGGGAGACCACCGACCAGCTGGCCGCCCAGTACGTGGGCAAGAACCCGAGCCCCGAGGCGATCGCCGCGGTCAAGCAGAACCTCGGGTTCGACCAGCCGCTGTACGTCCAGTACGGCCGCTTCCTCAAGGCCCTGGTGAGCGGCGCCGAGTACCAGTTCGGCCCGGACCCGGTCAGCTGCCACGTCCCCTGCTTCGGCTACTCGTTCAAGAACCACGTCGAGGTCTGGCCGGAGATCTCCTCCCGCATCCCGGTCACCTTCTCGCTGGCCGTCGGCGCCTCGGTGATCTGGCTGGTCTCCGGTGTCTCCACCGGCGTGATCTCGGCCCTCAAGCCCAAGTCGATCTTCGACCGGCTGTCGATGGGCGTCGCCCTGGCCGGCGTCTCCAGCCCGGTCTTCTTCACCGGCGCCCTGCTGCTGCTCTTCTTCCACTTCAAGTGGCCGCTGTTCGAGAACGTCGAGTACGTCAACTTCACCGACGACCCGTTCGCCTGGGCCGGACACCTGATCCTGCCGTGGGTCTCGCTGGCCTTCCTCTACTCCGCGCTCTACGCCCGGCTCACCCGGGCCGGGATGCTGGAGACGATGAGCGAGGACTACATCCGCACCGCCCGGGCCAAGGGCCTGGTCGAGCGGAAGGTGATCGTCCGGCACGGCCTGCGCTCGGCGCTCACCCCGATCATCACCATCTTCGGCATGGACCTGGGCCTGCTCCTCGGTGGCGCCCTGATCACCGAACAGGTCTTCTCGCTCAAGGGCATCGGCGCCTACGCCGTGGCCGCCATCGGTGAGAACGACCTGCCCAAGGTGCTCGGCGTGACCCTGGTCGCCGCCTTCTTCATCGTGGCCTGCAACCTCCTGGTTGACCTCCTGTACGCCGCAGTCGACCCCCGCGTGAGGCTGTCATGA